The Anopheles moucheti chromosome 3, idAnoMoucSN_F20_07, whole genome shotgun sequence genome contains the following window.
GTTTGCAGAATTCGGAGCTACTAACCCTGACGTACGGAGCACTGGTGTCCCAGATGCTGCGTGATTTTGAGAACGTCGAAGATGTTAACAAGCAGCTGGATCGGATCGGTTTCAATATGGGCATGCGGTTGATAGAGGACTTCCTTTCGCGCACCGGATCTGGCCGATGTTTGGATATGCGCGAAACAGCCGACAAAATACAGCTCGCCTTCCGGATGTATCTGAACGTGCAGCCGACCATCTCGAACTGGGCTGCGTCAGCGGACGAGTTTTCGCTCATTTTCGATACGAACCCACTGACGGAGTTCGTTGAGCTGCCTGCGGACTACCAACAACTTCGGTACAGTTCCATCCTTTGCGGATGCATACGCGGTGCGTTGGAGATGGTACAACTCGAGGTGCAGTGCTGGTTCAGCCAGGACCAGCTGAAGGGTGACGCGACGACCGAGATCCGGGTGAAGTTTGTACGGCGATTGGAAGATGCGGTGCCGGCCGGGGAAGATTAAGTTATGTGGCAGGGGTTGGTTTTCGACCATTTTCGTCATTTAGCATTCATTCCGTGCAGATAAGTTGATATGTTGGTGTGCACTTTAGACGAACCCCGAACGAGAAGAACAAACACACTGGATATTCTTTGTTAACGCAATAAAATCATTGCATACATAAACGCGATGCCCTCTCAAACCATGTTAATGTCGTTTTCATTGTTtcgggaagagaaaaaatagctgctttcatttatttaaaacgCATGTTTCGATCTCTATTTTGTAATGAGTTGTTCCACTAGTTGCGCGCCAACCTTTGGCACATTACATTCGTTTGTCACCATAAACTATAGTGTTTGCTTTGGTACCTTGACTTCTTATGTGGTCGTTAAGTGCATAAACGAACGCTATTGTTGACGGTATTGCACGAAACAAAATGACTAGGTAAAAAGCATactgaaattaattattaaaacttAAATGTGTTTCCTTCTACACACAGTTTCTTCGCCCCGCGATATCTACTCATGATGAGAATGATCATGCTTGAGAGGAGTTCTACTCTCTATACTAACAGTaagcttcaaaaataaaaacaactaaatCCCCGACTCCATATAGCATGTCGCACTTCAATCATCATCTTTTACGGAACCAATAAAATTCGAATCAAACCCAACTAAACAATTCTTGTAATCAACAGCTTAAGCCTTAACGTCCGTCACACTAATCGGTAATCCTGTTTGTTCTATATGTTTCACTGCATATATTATTGCACTTTTGTTTCCTCATATTTGGCACAATAAAGAATGTAAATAGCAAAGCTACAGCGCTGTAACGGTAGATAGGTATAGATAGGTACTTAGCAGAAATCCATAGCGGACAAGTT
Protein-coding sequences here:
- the LOC128304934 gene encoding trafficking protein particle complex subunit 3-like isoform X2, translated to MSRQSTRLDTKKVNSELLTLTYGALVSQMLRDFENVEDVNKQLDRIGFNMGMRLIEDFLSRTGSGRCLDMRETADKIQLAFRMYLNVQPTISNWAASADEFSLIFDTNPLTEFVELPADYQQLRYSSILCGCIRGALEMVQLEVQCWFSQDQLKGDATTEIRVKFVRRLEDAVPAGED